Within the Anaerolineae bacterium genome, the region TCCGCCAGGGCGGACACGGTATGGGCCACGTAGGCGGGCTCATTGCGCTGGCCCCGCCTGGGCATCGGCGCCAGGTACGGGCAGTCGGTTTCCGCCAGTAGCAGCGCCTGAGGTACCAGGCGCACCAGGCTTCGCTGCCGCTCGGCCTTGGGATAGGTGACGGTGCCTGCGAAGGAGATCGAGAACCCGAGCTGCACTGCCTCTTCCAGCATCGCTTCGCTACCGGAGAAGCAGTGCAAGACCGCCCGTACCTTCCCCGCCCAGGGCCGCAACCGCGCCATCAGCTCGGCGTCCGCCTCTCTGCTGTGGACCACTACCGGCTTCCCCACCCGGTGGGCCAGGGCTAGGTGGGCCTCAAAGGCAGCGATCTGAGCCGATCGCGGCGAGTGATCCCGGTAGAAGTCCAGGCCCGTCTCCCCCACGGCCACCACGCCCGGTTGGGCGGAGAACTCCTCAATGCGCGCCAAGGCGGCGGCGTCGGCGCCGCGGGCGTTGTGGGGGTGGATTCCCACAGCGGCCCACACTCCCGGCTCTGCCGCCAGCGCCACCGCTCGCTCACTGGTAGCCACGTCGGAACCCACGTCCACCACCAGCACCACACCGGCCCGGCGCGCCCTCTCGATCACCTGAACTCGGTCGGAGTCGAACTGGGGATCGGAGAGGTGAGCGTGGGTGTCCGCCAGGAGCATCCGAGCTAGTTCCTCTGGCGCAGGAGCTCGAGGTCGGCGTCCACCATCATGCGCACCAGGTCCTCGAAGGTAACCCGCGGCTGCCAGCCCAATACCCGCCTCGCCTTGGAGGCATCGCCCACCAACTGATCTACCTCGGCCGGGCGCAGGAACCGCTCGTCTACAGTGACATGGTCGCGGTAGTCGAGGCCGGCGTGCTCGAAGGCCACCCGACAAAGCTCCCGCACCGAATGCGTCTTCCCCGTGGCCACCACGTAGTCGTCAGGCTCCTCCTGCTGGAGCATGAGCCACATGGCCCACACGTAGTCCCCCGCGAACCCCCAGTCTCGCTGGGCCTCCAAGTTGCCCAAGGGCAGCTTATCGTCGAGCCCCAACTTGATCCTGGCCACGCCGTGGGTGACCTTACGCGTCACGAACTCCAAGCCGCGCCTAGGACTTTCGTGGTTGAACAATATCCCACTACAAGCAAACAGGTCGTAGCTCTCGCGGTAGTTGACGGTAATCCAATGACCGTAGACCTTGGCCACACCGTAGGGGCTGCGAGGATAGAAGGGTGTGGTCTCCCGCTGGGGCACTTCCCGCACCTTGCCGAACATCTCGGAGCTCGAGGCCTGGTAGAAGCGAACGTGCCTGCCCGGGCCGTAGACCACCCGGATGGCATCCAGCAGTCGGGTGACGCCCAAGGCAGTGAACTCGCCCGTCAAGACGGGTTGCCGCCACGAGGTGGGCACGAACGACTGAGCCGCCAGGTTGTACACCTCGTCCGGCCGGTGCTCCGCCAAGATCCCAATGAGCGAGGCCTGATCCAGCAGGTCTCCCTGCACCAGAGTGACGTCGTCCTGGATGTGGCGAATGCGGTCGAAGTTGGTGGTGCTGGTGCGGCGCACCATGCCCACCACTTCGTACCCCTTCTGGAGCAGCAACTCTGCCAGATAGGAGCCATCCTGGCCGGTGATGCCTGTGATCAGGGCCGTCTTCGCCATCTACTGCCCCCTCTCACTCGCCAGCTCCTTCCGCCAGTAGTTCATCACGTCCCGGACCGTC harbors:
- a CDS encoding TatD family hydrolase, producing MLLADTHAHLSDPQFDSDRVQVIERARRAGVVLVVDVGSDVATSERAVALAAEPGVWAAVGIHPHNARGADAAALARIEEFSAQPGVVAVGETGLDFYRDHSPRSAQIAAFEAHLALAHRVGKPVVVHSREADAELMARLRPWAGKVRAVLHCFSGSEAMLEEAVQLGFSISFAGTVTYPKAERQRSLVRLVPQALLLAETDCPYLAPMPRRGQRNEPAYVAHTVSALAEARGVPVGDLATAIFENAEAFFGIARGH
- the gmd gene encoding GDP-mannose 4,6-dehydratase; this translates as MAKTALITGITGQDGSYLAELLLQKGYEVVGMVRRTSTTNFDRIRHIQDDVTLVQGDLLDQASLIGILAEHRPDEVYNLAAQSFVPTSWRQPVLTGEFTALGVTRLLDAIRVVYGPGRHVRFYQASSSEMFGKVREVPQRETTPFYPRSPYGVAKVYGHWITVNYRESYDLFACSGILFNHESPRRGLEFVTRKVTHGVARIKLGLDDKLPLGNLEAQRDWGFAGDYVWAMWLMLQQEEPDDYVVATGKTHSVRELCRVAFEHAGLDYRDHVTVDERFLRPAEVDQLVGDASKARRVLGWQPRVTFEDLVRMMVDADLELLRQRN